A genomic region of Brachyspira pilosicoli contains the following coding sequences:
- a CDS encoding zinc-dependent alcohol dehydrogenase family protein, which yields MKAAVFYEKQKIVVENVNIKEPKDNEVLIKVKYAGVCGTDVHIYEGEKGCTDVKPPRILGHELSGCVEKVGKNVTKVKIGDKVAVDPNDYCNNCYYCNNAKKHLCNNMTAVGVSLDGGFAEYVTVKENLVFKVADNVSYESAAMIEPISCCLHGIDLMDIKQGDTVMVVGAGNIGLMMVQLLKYKGAVNIIAVEPFEKRRNRAKKYGANIVIDPINDNTEDILKNNNIFNIDKVIDCAGKVQTAEYSIKYAGKGAEIMLFGLTAPDDEVKIKPFDMFQKELTIKTSFVNPYAFERAADLLARGIIDVSEIITDIVDLENINDVFINKLYAKDGKVLIKA from the coding sequence ATGAAAGCTGCTGTATTTTATGAAAAACAAAAAATCGTTGTAGAAAACGTAAATATAAAAGAGCCTAAGGATAATGAAGTTTTAATAAAAGTAAAATATGCTGGAGTTTGCGGAACTGATGTACATATATATGAAGGCGAGAAAGGCTGTACTGATGTTAAGCCTCCTAGGATATTGGGGCATGAGCTTTCTGGCTGTGTAGAGAAAGTTGGGAAGAATGTTACTAAAGTTAAAATTGGAGATAAAGTTGCTGTTGATCCTAATGACTACTGCAACAATTGCTATTATTGTAATAATGCCAAAAAACATTTATGTAATAACATGACAGCTGTTGGGGTATCATTAGACGGAGGATTTGCTGAATATGTTACAGTTAAAGAGAATTTAGTATTTAAAGTGGCTGATAATGTTTCTTATGAGAGTGCTGCCATGATTGAACCTATTTCATGCTGTTTACATGGTATTGATTTGATGGATATTAAACAGGGTGATACTGTAATGGTGGTCGGTGCAGGAAACATTGGACTTATGATGGTTCAACTTTTAAAATACAAAGGTGCTGTTAATATAATTGCTGTAGAGCCGTTTGAAAAAAGAAGAAATAGAGCAAAAAAATATGGTGCTAACATTGTAATAGACCCTATTAATGATAATACTGAAGATATATTAAAAAATAATAATATATTTAATATTGATAAGGTTATAGATTGTGCTGGTAAGGTGCAGACTGCTGAATATTCTATTAAATATGCGGGTAAGGGTGCTGAGATAATGCTTTTTGGGCTTACTGCTCCTGATGATGAAGTAAAAATAAAACCTTTTGATATGTTTCAAAAAGAGCTTACAATAAAAACTTCTTTTGTTAATCCTTATGCCTTTGAGAGGGCTGCCGATTTATTAGCAAGAGGTATTATAGACGTCTCAGAAATTATAACTGATATTGTTGACTTAGAAAATATTAATGATGTATTTATTAATAAGTTATATGCTAAAGACGGTAAAGTTTTAATTAAGGCATGA
- a CDS encoding glycogen/starch synthase, which yields MNVFMISSEAYPFSKTGGLGDIAGNLPHALKQVNVNSSLIIPLYKDNYKLINNNTYTSFDIKLGSETIQTEIIKHKYNNIDVYFVKNDFLFKRDGIYSENSKDYEDNAKRFIAFTKSAIELLIYLHKKENIKLDIVHLHDWQSALAALYIKEIYNTEEAFKNTKVIFTIHNLAYQGNFNTDIYSLLNISWKYFIPSRIEFYGYVSFIKAGIILSDIVTTVSPNYAKEIQTEEFGCGLNNLLLNKNEQGKLFGVLNGMHDTQWNPTTDKYIKHNYDINTKEKKKLIRNALYKELKIKEKNYPLVTMISRFDPQKGLDLIYSSFFELSTYDANFIFLFSSNNYFKDFENDFVARVKRAKNIRVLFLFDEALAHKLTAASDIYLMPSRFEPCGLNQIYSMKYGSLPIVHSVGGLKDTVVNYNGVKTIKKATGFSFNEYSQKSFVEAMDLAFDLYYNNKNHFDNLVDNAMKKDYSLLKTALEYKKLYNKVLKNK from the coding sequence ATGAATGTATTTATGATTTCAAGTGAAGCCTACCCGTTTTCAAAAACAGGTGGATTAGGAGACATCGCTGGAAATCTTCCGCATGCTTTAAAACAAGTAAACGTTAATAGTTCTTTAATTATACCGCTTTATAAAGATAATTATAAACTAATAAACAATAATACATACACCTCATTCGATATAAAACTCGGCTCAGAAACAATACAAACAGAAATTATCAAACACAAATACAATAATATTGATGTTTATTTTGTAAAGAATGATTTTTTATTTAAAAGAGACGGCATATATTCAGAAAACTCTAAAGACTATGAAGACAATGCCAAAAGGTTTATAGCTTTTACTAAAAGTGCCATAGAATTATTAATATACCTACACAAAAAAGAAAATATTAAATTAGACATAGTTCATTTACATGATTGGCAAAGTGCATTGGCAGCACTCTATATAAAAGAAATATACAACACCGAAGAAGCTTTTAAAAACACAAAAGTAATATTTACTATTCATAATTTAGCCTATCAAGGCAATTTTAACACAGATATATACTCACTTCTTAATATATCTTGGAAATATTTCATACCAAGCAGAATAGAGTTTTATGGATATGTTAGCTTTATAAAGGCAGGCATTATACTTTCAGATATAGTAACAACAGTAAGCCCAAATTATGCCAAAGAAATACAAACAGAAGAGTTTGGATGCGGATTAAACAATTTACTTTTAAATAAAAATGAACAAGGCAAATTATTCGGCGTATTAAACGGCATGCATGACACTCAATGGAATCCAACAACAGATAAATATATAAAACATAATTATGATATAAATACAAAAGAAAAAAAGAAATTAATAAGAAATGCCTTATATAAAGAATTAAAAATAAAAGAAAAAAATTATCCATTAGTTACCATGATATCAAGGTTCGACCCTCAAAAAGGGCTTGATTTAATATATTCATCTTTCTTTGAACTTTCTACTTATGATGCTAATTTTATATTTTTATTTAGCAGCAATAATTATTTTAAAGACTTTGAAAATGATTTTGTAGCGAGAGTAAAAAGAGCAAAAAATATAAGAGTGCTATTTTTATTTGATGAAGCATTAGCTCATAAGCTAACAGCAGCAAGCGACATATATTTAATGCCAAGCAGATTTGAACCTTGCGGACTTAATCAAATATATAGCATGAAATATGGAAGCCTTCCAATAGTGCATTCTGTGGGAGGTCTTAAAGATACTGTTGTTAATTATAATGGTGTCAAAACAATAAAAAAAGCAACTGGCTTTTCATTCAATGAATATTCTCAAAAGTCATTCGTTGAGGCTATGGACTTAGCTTTCGATTTATATTATAATAATAAAAATCATTTCGATAATCTTGTAGATAATGCTATGAAAAAAGATTATTCGCTTTTAAAAACTGCTTTAGAATATAAAAAACTTTATAATAAAGTTTTAAAAAATAAATAA
- a CDS encoding YajQ family cyclic di-GMP-binding protein produces the protein MPKDPSFDIVSVVDMQVMDDCVNVAVKEISNRFDFKGQNITIELNKGEKTVTITAPAEFVLNQVKDILFQKFIKRGLNQKSLREKKKEKASGDAVREINEIVNGIDKDLAKEIVKDIKDMKLKVQASIQDEQVRVSGAKKDDLQAVITMLKGKDYPIPLQFVNFR, from the coding sequence ATGCCAAAAGATCCAAGCTTTGATATAGTTTCAGTAGTAGATATGCAGGTTATGGACGATTGTGTTAATGTTGCTGTGAAAGAAATTAGCAATAGATTCGATTTTAAAGGGCAAAATATCACAATAGAATTAAACAAAGGTGAAAAAACTGTAACCATAACAGCACCTGCAGAGTTTGTACTCAATCAAGTAAAAGATATTTTATTTCAGAAATTTATAAAAAGAGGCTTAAATCAAAAAAGTTTGAGAGAAAAGAAAAAAGAAAAAGCAAGCGGAGATGCTGTTAGAGAGATAAATGAAATAGTTAATGGCATAGATAAAGATTTGGCAAAAGAAATAGTAAAAGATATAAAAGACATGAAATTGAAAGTTCAAGCAAGCATACAAGATGAACAAGTAAGAGTATCTGGTGCTAAAAAAGATGATTTGCAAGCTGTAATTACTATGCTAAAGGGAAAAGATTATCCTATACCTTTGCAATTTGTAAACTTTAGATAG
- the trxA gene encoding thioredoxin TrxA, whose protein sequence is MVELDKDTFDEKVINSKELCLVDYFGDTCEPCKALMPHVHELAKQYEGKVPFYSFNTSKARRLAIREKILGLPTIAIYKDGAKVKEVTKEEATIENIKAMVDSML, encoded by the coding sequence ATGGTAGAATTAGATAAAGATACTTTTGATGAAAAGGTTATTAATTCAAAAGAATTATGCTTAGTTGATTATTTCGGCGATACTTGTGAACCTTGTAAAGCATTAATGCCTCATGTTCATGAATTAGCTAAACAATATGAAGGCAAAGTACCTTTCTATTCTTTTAATACTTCTAAAGCAAGAAGATTAGCTATTCGTGAAAAGATTTTAGGACTTCCTACTATTGCTATTTATAAAGATGGTGCTAAAGTAAAAGAAGTAACTAAAGAAGAAGCTACTATTGAAAATATTAAAGCTATGGTTGATAGTATGTTATAA